GGAAGTCCTTCGAATTTGAGCTTTGAAATTATAAAGGATATTTCTGATACAGAGGCCTTTAAACctcttttcaagaaaagacGTAAGGAAATTGACATTGTGTTGCACATGGCATCACCATTTCACTATAATACTAGCGACTATGAAAAGGATCTATTGACTCCTGCAGTAAACGGTACAAAGGGTGTTTTCCATGCAATCCAGAACTATGGCGATGTCAAGAAGGTCATCGTCACCTCCTCTTTTGTTGCAATCTTGGATGTTGCGAAATTTGCTGATGGCGGCGCTGTTTTCACAGAAAAGGATTGGAACCCTGCCACTTGGGAAGGATGTCAGACTGACCCCATGAATGCCTACTACggttcaaagaaatttgcaGAAGAGATTGCTTGGGCGTTTGCAAAGGAGAATAATATCTCATTGACCACCATTAACCCAGTTTTAGTGTTCGGACCTcagaaatttgatgaagatgtcACGACTCAGTTGAACACTTCTAATGAG
The genomic region above belongs to Zygosaccharomyces rouxii strain CBS732 chromosome F complete sequence and contains:
- a CDS encoding SDR family oxidoreductase (similar to uniprot|Q12068 Saccharomyces cerevisiae YOL151W and similar to uniprot|Q03049 Saccharomyces cerevisiae YDR541C) gives rise to the protein MAVLVTGATGFIAKWVLDCLLKENYQVIGTVRSQEKGDKLHKQFGSPSNLSFEIIKDISDTEAFKPLFKKRRKEIDIVLHMASPFHYNTSDYEKDLLTPAVNGTKGVFHAIQNYGDVKKVIVTSSFVAILDVAKFADGGAVFTEKDWNPATWEGCQTDPMNAYYGSKKFAEEIAWAFAKENNISLTTINPVLVFGPQKFDEDVTTQLNTSNEIINRLIRSKPGDKIEPDYHSVYVDVRDVARAHLIAFQKDTAGERLGLSNGGFSSQGILDILNEKFPQLNITKGSEPGKGDTKPAAKFDNRHSKKVLGFPFISLEQSVYDTATQVLKKEGYL